The following coding sequences lie in one Apium graveolens cultivar Ventura chromosome 3, ASM990537v1, whole genome shotgun sequence genomic window:
- the LOC141713510 gene encoding DNA glycosylase/AP lyase ROS1-like, producing METRGDSSKASWVPATPGKPHQDPISDYQQNQIFLPSNSTLGQMCNETQLCQSNNVAPILNDGTGIPESPSHNSLTSSQEATGTSSVGSTPATQFEDKEPKQGHEKSCQSKEDRQLVNNTDGVVRQRENSSDAVSKEVPGKSNSGQGGDVSLGRSTPAQQKPRRKRYMPKVVREGQTKSTPNVKTQKPVNPSDVCTLKRKYVRRKETSIAPNINFVDLTETDEDSPNISKNIHQDTPSVNSVSSKPKKVGRPRKSCKRSLKFDTSSQVGEIGSSCSRASEIHLESGAQGSHTEIQSTMQLMHEPEATVGKGQVEQTADVQSGSTRGNNKETRRKRPRGSSTRVKNIASVVENEISEELRSTRSNIMQDVGNSHQPYIHVEKTTKKQTKRNTRDLGSYSGAMLSIDALVDKLRHLDINAERKQSENLKTSKCNYYSAGYQEQNALAVYQRDDTLVTMKKQMKRHRVKLDKERTEQSALVVYQRDGTLVTMKEQMKRPRVKLDEETTRVWNLLLEDINSEGIDGTDEKTKKWWEDERRIFNTRANSFIKCMHLIQGDRTFSRWKGSVVDSVVGVFLTPNVSDHLSSSAYMSLAAQFPLLLESNHDPLIKEVMKIPVNDLDVNDLEAYILNPADTLESLEMKSEQGTLNQRSVMIQETESNEGIDILKTNEPYVNSINCAIPQNISSWNHMDTDRKISFVELLQMVETSNYNGEAAVSPGIQREGTEDFCKEESGSSRETASCSVDMTCKPNKGKKCKGKQTGIEWDSLRKQAEANGKRVRTPNTMDSVDWEAVRLAGISEIAHIIRDRGMNNVIAERIKDFLDQLVRDHGSIDLEWLRDVPPDTAKKFLMSIRGLGLKSVECVRLLTLHHIAFPVDTNVGRIAVRLGWVPLQPLPESLQLHLLEMYPVLESVQQYLWPRLCKLDQRTLYELHYQMITFGKVFCTKSKPNCNACPLRSECRHFASAFASARLALPGKEGNTMTSEHSAVDQYPVGNIDRLPVSPSDRLLEANMQISHCEPIIELPASPGPVIELPATPEAQREPVLEEDIEDFFIEDPEDIPTIKLNIEEFTQTLQDYIQWNMNLQEGDVSKSLVALTPEAASIPAAKLKNVGRLRTEHQVYELPDAHPLLTGLEQRESDDPCSYLLAIWTPGETVDSIHPPTGPCSNQESGSFCSDNICFACCASREAQSQIVRGTLLIPCRTAMRGRFPLNGTYFQINEVFADHASSLHPIEVPRNLLWNLPRKTVYFGTSIPAIFRGMTTEDIQRCFWKGFVCVRGFDRESRAPRPLLARLHFPPSKVSKKNEKKEKNVDGAP from the exons ATGGAAACAAGAGGAGATAGTTCAAAAGCTTCATGGGTTCCAGCTACCCCAGGGAAACCACATCAAGATCCGATCAGTGATTATCAACAAAATCAAATATTTCTGCCTAGCAACTCGACTCTTGGACAAATGTGTAACGAAACACAACTATGTCAATCAAATAACGTGGCTCCTATTCTTAATGATGGGACTGGGATTCCTGAATCACCTTCCCACAACAGCTTGACAAGTTCACAGGAAGCGACTGGTACATCCAGTGTTGGTTCTACACCGGCAACTCAGTTTGAAG ATAAAGAACCAAAACAAGGGCATGAAAAAAGTTGCCAATCAAAAGAGGACAGACAACTTGTTAACAACACAGACGGAGTTGTCCGGCAAAGAGAAAATTCAAGTGATGCTGTATCCAAAGAGGTGCCGGGGAAAAGCAATTCTGGCCAAGGGGGCGACGTGAGTTTGGGCAGAAGCACACCAGCACAACAAAAACCAAGGAGAAAGAGATATATGCCCAAAGTAGTGAGGGAAGGCCAGACTAAAAGTACCCCAAATGTAAAGACCCAAAAACCAGTTAACCCCAGTGATGTCTGCACACTTAAAAGAAAATACGTCCGAAGGAAAGAAACCAGCATTGCACCGAATATTAACTTTGTGGATCTAACTGAAACAGACGAAGATTCTCCTAACATAAGCAAAAACATTCACCAAGATACTCCCTCAGTCAATTCGGTCAGCAGTAAGCCAAAGAAAGTTGGCCGTCCCCGAAAATCCTGCAAGAGATCGTTGAAGTTTGACACATCTTCTCAAGTGGGAGAAATTGGATCTTCATGCAGCCGTGCTTCGGAAATTCACTTGGAATCAGGAGCACAAGGTTCTCATACAGAAATTCAATCAACTATGCAGCTCATGCATGAACCAGAAGCAACAGTGGGGAAAGGCCAAGTTGAGCAAACAGCCGATGTTCAAAGTGGTAGTACAAGAG GTAATAATAAGGAAACTAGAAGGAAGCGACCAAGGGGCTCTTCTACTAGAGTAAAGAACATTGCTTCTGTGGTTGAAAATGAAATTTCAGAGGAACTACGATCAACAAGATCAAATATCATGCAAGATGTCGGAAATTCCCATCAACCATACATCCATGTGGAAAAAACAACCAAGAAGCAAACAAAGAGGAATACTCGGGATTTAG GTTCTTATTCAGGTGCTATGCTCTCTATTGATGCACTTGTTGATAAACTAAGGCATCTGGATATCAACGCAGAAAGGAAGCAAAGCGAAAATCTTAAAACAAGTAAATGCAACTACTATAGTGCAGGATATCAAGAGCAAAACGCACTTGCTGTTTATCAGAGAGATGACACTCTTGTGACTATGAAGAAGCAAATGAAACGCCATAGAGTCAAGTTGGATAAGGAGAGAACAGAACAAAGCGCACTTGTTGTTTATCAGAGAGATGGCACTCTTGTAACTATGAAGGAGCAAATGAAACGCCCTAGAGTCAAGTTGGATGAGGAGACAACAAGGGTCTGGAATCTTCTGCTGGAGGACATTAACAGTGAAGGTATAGATGGGACAGACGAGAAGACGAAAAAATGGTGGGAAGACGAAAGAAGAATTTTTAACACGAGAGCAAACTCGTTTATTAAGTGCATGCATCTTATTCAAG GAGACAGGACCTTTTCCAGGTGGAAGGGGTCGGTTGTAGACTCTGTTGTTGGTGTTTTCCTTACACCGAATGTCTCAGACCATCTGTCCAG TTCTGCATATATGTCACTTGCTGCACAATTTCCCCTTCTCTTAGAGAGCAACCATGATCCACTTATCAAAGAGGTGATGAAGATTCCTGTCAATGATCTAGATGTCAATGATCTAGAAGCATATATATTGAATCCAGCTGATACTCTCGAATCACTAGAAATGAAGTCAGAGCAGGGCACCTTGAACCAGAGATCGGTAATGATCCAGGAAACTGAAAGTAATGAAGGCATAGACATACTCAAAACCAATGAACCCTATGTAAACAGCATTAACTGTGCTATTCCACAAAATATTTCAAGCTGGAATCATATGGACACAGATAGGAAAATATCTTTTGTTGAGCTTCTACAGATGGTAGAAACATCTAACTACAATGGAGAGGCAGCTGTGTCACCAGGTATACAAAGGGAAGGAACTGAAGATTTCTGTAAAGAAGAAAGTGGATCATCACGAGAAACTGCAAGCTGCAGTGTTGATATG ACATGCAAACCCAACAAGGGAAAGAAATGTAAGGGTAAACAAACTGGGATTGAATGGGATAGCTTAAGAAAGCAGGCAGAGGCCAATGGTAAAAGAGTACGAACACCTAACACAATGGACTCCGTAGATTGGGAGGCAGTAAGGCTTGCTGGTATTAGTGAAATTGCTCACATTATTAGAGACAGGGGGATGAACAATGTCATTGCGGAAAGGATCAAG GACTTTCTTGACCAGCTTGTAAGAGACCACGGAAGCATTGATCTTGAGTGGTTGAGGGATGTACCGCCTGACACAGCAAA AAAATTTCTAATGAGCATAAGGGGGCTGGGTTTAAAGAGCGTGGAGTGTGTTCGCCTTCTAACGCTTCACCATATTGCTTTCCCA GTTGACACAAATGTGGGACGTATAGCTGTAAGACTTGGATGGGTGCCCCTTCAGCCACTGCCAGAATCGCTGCAGTTGCATTTACTAGAAAT GTATCCTGTACTGGAATCTGTCCAGCAATATCTCTGGCCCAGACTCTGCAAGCTGGACCAAAGAACATT ATATGAGCTGCACTACCAGATGATTACGTTTGGGAAG GTTTTCTGTACAAAAAGCAAACCCAATTGCAATGCATGTCCCCTAAGAAGCGAATGCAGACATTTTGCAAGCGCATTTGCGAG TGCAAGGCTAGCGCTACCAGGTAAAGAAGGAAACACAATGACATCAGAACATAGTGCAGTCGATCAATACCCTGTTGGAAACATTGACAGGTTGCCTGTATCTCCGAGTGATCGACTGCTAGAAGCAAATATGCAGATAAGCCATTGTGAGCCTATAATCGAATTACCAGCATCACCAGGGCCTGTAATTGAGCTGCCAGCAACGCCAGAGGCCCAAAGAGAACCAGTATTAGAAGAGGACATTGAAGATTTCTTCATTGAAGATCCTGAGGATATTCCTACGATCAAGTTAAATATTGAGGAGTTCACTCAAACTTTACAGGATTACATTCAGTGGAATATGAATCTTCAAGAAGGTGATGTATCCAAGTCTTTGGTAGCTCTAACGCCAGAAGCTGCGTCAATCCCAGCAGCAAAACTGAAAAATGTGGGCCGCCTGCGAACAGAACATCAAGT GTATGAGCTTCCTGATGCACACCCACTGTTGACTGGG CTTGAACAGAGAGAATCTGATGATCCATGCAGTTACCTTCTTGCTATATGGACCCCTG GTGAAACCGTAGACTCAATTCACCCACCAACAGGACCATGTAGCAACCAGGAATCAGGTAGCTTTTGCAGTGATAATATCTGTTTTGCATGCTGTGCCTCAAGAGAAGCACAATCTCAAATAGTACGGGGGACTCTTTTG ATACCATGTCGAACTGCTATGCGGGGAAGGTTTCCACTTAATGGAACATACTTTCAGATTAATGAG GTGTTTGCAGACCATGCTTCTAGCCTACATCCAATCGAAGTACCTAGAAATTTGTTATGGAATTTACCAAGAAAAACAGTGTATTTCGGAACCTCCATACCTGCTATATTTAGAG GTATGACGACAGAAGATATTCAACGGTGCTTCTGGAAAG GTTTTGTTTGTGTTAGAGGATTTGACCGGGAGAGCAGAGCTCCCAGACCTCTACTCGCTAGGCTGCATTTTCCGCCAAGCAAAGTATCTAAAAAAAACGAGAAGAAAGAAAAGAACGTAGATGGTGCTCCGTAA